One window of the bacterium genome contains the following:
- the murA gene encoding UDP-N-acetylglucosamine 1-carboxyvinyltransferase: MDKIIMQGGKPLQGSVQVSGSKNASLPIMAACLLAEGTSRVNNIPEVQDIRTMGKMLEILGAKNRLQDNCFQLDPSGFTCRPAPYELVSTMRASIYVLAPLVARFGKAQVALPGGCAIGLRPIDQHFKGLEALGARVNLAHGYIQAEAPKGLKGAEIYLDIASVGATVTILLAAVLAKGRTILDHAACEPEIVNLADMLNAMGAHIQGAGNSRIVIDGVNRLEAVEYTVIPDRIEAGTLALAGAMTGSAMTIAGYPIEHLIALERKLAEAGVDIIKTGTRQVRIQCREEKIKPVDIVTLPYPGFPTDLQAQWMALMCIAEGRSVVTEAVWENRFMHVMELNRMGADIQIEGTNALVRGGKPLSGAQVMASDLRASAALILAGLVAEGETAISRIYHLDRGYEHLEKKLAALGADIKRVHA; this comes from the coding sequence ATGGACAAAATTATTATGCAAGGCGGGAAACCGTTACAAGGAAGTGTGCAGGTTAGCGGCTCTAAAAATGCATCATTGCCCATCATGGCAGCCTGTTTGCTGGCGGAGGGGACAAGCCGGGTCAACAATATTCCTGAGGTCCAGGATATCCGGACGATGGGAAAAATGCTGGAAATTTTAGGAGCGAAGAACCGGTTGCAGGACAATTGTTTTCAACTAGATCCATCAGGATTTACATGCCGGCCGGCACCCTATGAGTTGGTCAGTACCATGCGTGCTTCCATTTATGTTTTGGCACCCCTGGTGGCACGGTTTGGGAAAGCTCAGGTCGCTTTACCTGGCGGCTGCGCGATTGGATTGCGCCCGATTGATCAGCATTTTAAGGGGCTGGAAGCATTGGGGGCGCGGGTGAACCTGGCGCATGGCTATATCCAGGCAGAGGCACCTAAGGGGTTAAAAGGGGCGGAAATTTATTTGGATATCGCCAGCGTCGGTGCAACGGTCACGATACTGTTGGCGGCTGTGCTGGCCAAAGGCCGGACAATTCTGGATCATGCAGCTTGTGAACCGGAAATTGTTAATCTTGCCGACATGCTCAATGCGATGGGTGCACATATTCAGGGAGCCGGCAACAGCCGGATTGTGATAGACGGGGTCAACCGGCTTGAGGCGGTTGAGTATACTGTCATTCCCGATCGTATTGAGGCAGGAACATTGGCATTGGCCGGTGCCATGACGGGCAGCGCCATGACCATTGCCGGATATCCGATTGAACATTTGATAGCATTGGAACGCAAACTGGCTGAAGCGGGTGTGGACATCATCAAGACCGGTACCCGGCAGGTGCGTATTCAATGCCGTGAAGAAAAGATCAAGCCGGTTGATATCGTAACCCTCCCATATCCTGGATTTCCCACAGACCTTCAGGCACAGTGGATGGCTTTGATGTGTATTGCTGAAGGACGATCAGTGGTCACGGAGGCGGTATGGGAGAATAGATTTATGCATGTGATGGAGCTTAACCGGATGGGGGCGGATATTCAGATAGAAGGTACCAATGCGTTGGTGCGGGGCGGGAAGCCGCTTTCCGGTGCTCAGGTCATGGCATCAGATCTGCGTGCTTCCGCTGCTTTGATTTTGGCTGGTTTGGTTGCTGAAGGCGAGACTGCGATCTCAAGAATTTATCATCTTGACAGAGGCTATGAGCATCTGGAAAAGAAACTTGCGGCATTGGGCGCGGATATTAAAAGGGTACACGCATGA
- a CDS encoding phospholipase D family protein, with amino-acid sequence MRNKKTWIVVLAVLLLCAVSSFAKNADDIRVVFDPDLRSLIRGAITQSEKSVDVEVFKMTDRGVIADLGNAAGEGVAVRVILCPTQKSNQKAANKLLGTGAKVRWYPVTKKNQIMHVKMGLFDMQRLIFGSPNWTYWGLTIHHEGVLDISLPAVVDEMQGRFEVDWEKSKPARLL; translated from the coding sequence ATGAGAAACAAGAAAACCTGGATTGTAGTCCTTGCGGTATTATTGTTGTGTGCCGTCAGTTCTTTTGCGAAAAATGCGGATGATATTCGTGTTGTATTTGATCCGGATTTACGTTCCTTGATTCGTGGTGCGATTACACAAAGTGAAAAAAGTGTTGATGTGGAAGTTTTTAAAATGACAGACCGCGGCGTGATTGCTGATCTGGGGAATGCAGCCGGCGAGGGTGTTGCCGTCCGCGTCATTTTATGTCCAACACAAAAAAGTAATCAAAAAGCAGCCAATAAACTTTTGGGAACCGGCGCGAAAGTTCGTTGGTATCCTGTTACTAAAAAAAATCAGATTATGCATGTCAAGATGGGGCTGTTTGACATGCAGCGGCTTATTTTCGGAAGTCCCAACTGGACCTATTGGGGTCTGACCATTCACCACGAGGGTGTTTTGGATATTTCTTTGCCGGCAGTGGTGGATGAGATGCAAGGACGGTTTGAAGTGGATTGGGAAAAATCAAAGCCTGCCAGATTGTTGTGA
- a CDS encoding site-specific DNA-methyltransferase, whose protein sequence is MNGKSLNITEEKLNKLKEIIPEAFTENKIDWEKLKAALGEDIEFKNERYVLNWAGKSDAFRVLQSPTTATLVPVKDESVNFDTTENIFIEGENLEVLKVLQKSYFGKIKMIYIDPPYNTGNDNFIYPDKFSETKEEYLSRIGDKDETGFMTREGLFRKNSKNSGHYHSNWLSMMYPRLFLARNLLRDDGVIFVSIDDNEVHNLRLLMNEVFGEENFVANIIWQKKYAVSADDPSIAPMHDYIVVYQKSSNFKRILLPRTEKQILRYKNIDNDPRGSWSSDNYVSNKSMEERPTLWYPIMHPKTGKEVWPDKSAVWRYSKVKHEAIEKENRLYWGPDLSYEKPRLKRFLNEIQEGIVPSTWWEFKEVGHNDEGQKETAELLGKKVFSTPKPVRLLKKILNISVDNDDIVLDFFAGSCSLGQAIFEENNSRPKGIKFICIQLPESCSNDSVAHKTGYKTIADIGKERIRRVIKKIKEEQEGKLNLDTNAAKQDLGFKVFKLQDSNFKIWQTKIENEEELNKQLEIHTDPVDENAKTENILCELLIKSGISLTAKIEQKAGVYLVNDNEIALILEKVNNKIMKKVIDAKPQKVITLDRLFNNNDQLKTNTALQMKDAGIEFKVV, encoded by the coding sequence ATGAATGGCAAGTCATTGAATATTACAGAAGAAAAGCTGAATAAACTCAAAGAAATAATTCCAGAAGCATTTACTGAAAACAAGATCGACTGGGAAAAGCTGAAAGCTGCGTTGGGTGAAGATATTGAATTCAAGAATGAACGATATGTGTTGAACTGGGCAGGAAAATCCGATGCATTTAGAGTGCTGCAATCTCCCACAACCGCAACGCTTGTTCCGGTAAAAGATGAATCTGTTAATTTTGATACCACTGAAAACATATTTATTGAGGGCGAAAATCTTGAAGTGCTAAAAGTACTGCAAAAATCCTATTTTGGCAAAATCAAGATGATCTATATTGACCCACCTTATAATACTGGCAATGACAATTTTATTTATCCGGATAAATTTTCTGAAACCAAAGAAGAATATTTGAGCCGAATTGGCGATAAAGATGAGACCGGATTTATGACCCGTGAAGGGCTGTTCAGAAAAAACAGCAAAAACAGCGGACATTACCATTCCAACTGGCTTTCCATGATGTATCCGAGGTTATTTTTAGCGAGAAATTTGTTGCGAGATGATGGTGTGATATTTGTTTCTATTGATGATAATGAAGTGCATAATTTAAGACTTTTAATGAATGAGGTATTTGGGGAAGAAAATTTTGTTGCAAATATTATTTGGCAAAAAAAATATGCCGTTAGTGCAGATGATCCAAGTATTGCACCAATGCATGATTATATAGTAGTTTATCAAAAATCTTCGAATTTCAAGCGAATTTTACTTCCAAGAACAGAAAAACAAATTTTAAGGTATAAAAATATAGATAATGATCCCAGAGGATCGTGGAGTTCGGATAATTATGTTAGTAATAAGTCAATGGAAGAAAGACCTACTCTATGGTATCCAATAATGCATCCAAAAACAGGAAAAGAAGTTTGGCCTGATAAAAGTGCTGTTTGGCGGTATTCAAAAGTAAAGCATGAAGCAATTGAAAAAGAAAACAGATTATACTGGGGACCGGATTTGTCTTATGAAAAACCAAGACTTAAACGTTTTTTAAACGAAATACAAGAGGGTATAGTCCCAAGCACGTGGTGGGAATTTAAAGAGGTTGGTCACAATGATGAAGGCCAAAAGGAAACAGCAGAATTATTAGGAAAGAAAGTATTTAGTACTCCAAAACCAGTTCGTTTATTAAAAAAGATATTAAATATTAGTGTAGATAATGATGATATAGTTCTTGATTTTTTTGCAGGCTCTTGTTCTCTGGGGCAAGCAATATTTGAAGAAAATAATAGCAGGCCAAAGGGAATAAAATTTATTTGTATTCAATTACCAGAGTCTTGCTCTAATGATAGTGTGGCTCATAAAACCGGATATAAAACTATTGCTGATATTGGCAAGGAGCGTATTCGGCGGGTAATAAAAAAAATCAAGGAAGAACAGGAAGGCAAACTTAATTTAGATACTAATGCTGCTAAACAGGATTTGGGTTTTAAAGTGTTTAAATTACAGGACTCCAATTTTAAAATTTGGCAAACAAAGATAGAAAATGAAGAAGAACTTAATAAACAACTTGAAATACACACCGACCCGGTAGATGAAAATGCTAAAACTGAAAACATTCTCTGTGAATTGCTTATAAAATCCGGCATTTCACTTACTGCTAAAATTGAACAAAAAGCCGGGGTTTATCTTGTGAATGATAATGAAATTGCTTTAATTCTTGAGAAGGTTAATAATAAAATCATGAAGAAGGTTATTGATGCAAAACCGCAAAAAGTGATTACTCTTGATCGTTTATTTAATAACAATGACCAGTTAAAAACCAATACCGCATTGCAGATGAAAGACGCGGGTATAGAGTTTAAGGTGGTGTAG
- a CDS encoding Fic family protein, whose translation MKPFVPHELPIKNLDWAMFVSLIGEANRELAKFDAALNSIPEPNVLLSPLTTNEAVLSSRIEGTQATLEDVYKFEAAPKERTEKYDDIIEIINYRRAITEASEKLNRLPLSSRLIREIHKTLLSGARGKNKTPGKFRTGQVYIGQMGTDIGSATFVPPEPQTISEHFSNFEKYIHFNEKDVLVQLAIVHAQFEIIHPFWDGNGRTGRIIMPLFLYYKKIIGSPNFYLSEYFEKNRDSYNSGLNSISETGKWEKWITYFLKAIIVQSAINREKVESILALYKDMMNNVQNSTHSQYTHKVVDFIFSNPWFDTIKFREESKVAKSATSRIIRILLENNILKVIRKGIGRRPTVYVFPELLKIIR comes from the coding sequence ATGAAGCCATTTGTTCCCCATGAATTACCGATAAAAAATCTGGATTGGGCTATGTTTGTTTCTTTGATTGGTGAAGCAAACCGGGAGCTTGCCAAGTTTGATGCAGCATTAAACAGTATACCGGAACCTAATGTTTTGCTTTCTCCGTTAACTACAAATGAAGCTGTGCTTTCTTCCAGAATAGAGGGAACCCAGGCAACGCTTGAAGATGTCTATAAATTTGAAGCTGCGCCAAAAGAAAGAACAGAAAAATATGATGATATTATAGAAATTATTAATTACAGGCGAGCCATTACTGAAGCAAGTGAAAAATTGAATAGACTTCCGCTCAGTAGCCGTCTCATTCGGGAGATTCACAAAACATTACTTTCCGGCGCCAGAGGTAAAAATAAAACTCCTGGTAAATTTAGAACCGGACAGGTTTATATTGGGCAGATGGGAACAGATATCGGAAGTGCTACTTTTGTGCCGCCGGAACCGCAAACTATTTCGGAACATTTTAGCAATTTTGAGAAATATATTCATTTCAACGAAAAAGACGTTCTTGTACAATTGGCCATTGTTCATGCCCAGTTTGAAATCATTCATCCCTTTTGGGACGGTAATGGAAGAACAGGCCGGATTATCATGCCTCTGTTTCTCTATTATAAAAAAATAATTGGTTCGCCTAACTTTTATTTGAGTGAATATTTTGAGAAAAACCGTGACTCGTATAATTCCGGTCTGAATAGTATTTCTGAAACCGGCAAATGGGAAAAGTGGATAACCTATTTTTTAAAGGCCATCATAGTTCAATCGGCAATTAATAGAGAAAAAGTCGAGTCAATTCTAGCCCTTTATAAGGACATGATGAATAATGTTCAAAATAGCACACATTCTCAGTACACGCACAAAGTTGTTGATTTTATATTTTCCAATCCCTGGTTTGATACTATAAAATTCAGAGAAGAATCCAAAGTAGCGAAGTCAGCAACTTCAAGAATAATACGTATTTTATTAGAGAATAATATTCTTAAAGTAATCAGAAAAGGGATCGGAAGAAGACCGACAGTGTACGTTTTTCCTGAATTATTGAAAATTATCAGGTAA
- a CDS encoding DEAD/DEAH box helicase family protein produces MKLHFDPNQQFQHDAINAIIDIFEGQPLNQSDFSFSLQYEGNFLEDGAVGNRLEISNEQILNNIQEIQTKNELSASDKLDGMNFSVEMETGTGKTYVYLRTIYELNKKYGFKKFVIVVPSIAIREGVLKNLEITFEHFQNLYDKTPVNFKVYDSKNVSNLRSFAINNTIEILVINIDSFAKDENIINKPNDKLTGKRPIEFIQAISPIVIVDEPQNMETDIRKKAIEKLNPLCTLRYSATHTNRYNMVYSLDPVKAYDLGLVKQIEVDSIITENDFNEAYLCLEKVIATKTRTSSKIKIDVNTTDGVKRKTVTAKVGDDLYDLSNKREIYKNGYIINGIDVSENLIELSNGETIFMGDTFGGLSDEIMKVQIRKTIEEHFLKTRKLKSKGIKVLSLFFIDRVANYRDYDSDGKPVKGKFAKWFEELYREISSRTAYKNLIPFEAEDVHNGYFSADKKGKWKDTKGTTQADDDTFKLIMKNKEQLLDINEPLQFIFSHSALREGWDNPNVFQICTLNETQSELKKRQEIGRGLRLSVNQEGTRIQDININRLTVVANESYEDFAKQLQTEIEEDCGVSFKGRIKNKQQRATVTYRKGFGLDEQFRDIWDKIKYQTTYLVEYDTSEFIRQAVKAVQQMPAIRKAAIKTTKTALEFDEAGIVMKTKASYATVLDGTFLIPDILFYIQERTELTRSTILDILTKSGRIGDVIINPQLFLDNVVIIIKNVLTELMIEGIQYDKVGSKEYEMRLFEDYDIHVNDLTFKITKKDKTIYSNFVPLDSNVEYDFAKECESRDDIEFYFKLPFWFKIKTPIGSYNPDWALIKKNEKTVYFVAETKSAGQELKTSEKRKIKCGQAHFNEFKDVKYRQVATVGELD; encoded by the coding sequence ATGAAACTCCATTTCGACCCTAATCAGCAATTTCAGCATGATGCAATAAACGCTATTATTGACATATTTGAAGGTCAACCGTTAAATCAGAGTGATTTCAGTTTTTCATTGCAATATGAGGGAAATTTTCTGGAAGATGGTGCGGTTGGGAATAGACTTGAAATTAGTAATGAACAGATTCTAAATAATATTCAGGAAATACAAACGAAGAATGAGTTAAGCGCTTCTGACAAATTGGATGGCATGAATTTTTCAGTTGAAATGGAAACCGGTACCGGGAAAACCTATGTCTATCTCCGCACTATTTATGAATTGAATAAAAAGTATGGTTTTAAGAAATTTGTTATTGTCGTACCTTCAATCGCTATTCGTGAAGGTGTATTAAAAAACCTGGAAATAACTTTTGAACACTTTCAGAATCTTTACGATAAAACGCCGGTTAATTTTAAGGTATATGATTCTAAAAATGTTTCTAATTTAAGAAGTTTTGCTATTAATAATACTATTGAGATTCTTGTTATCAATATTGACTCCTTTGCCAAAGATGAAAATATCATTAATAAGCCGAATGATAAACTGACCGGTAAACGGCCGATTGAGTTTATACAGGCAATTTCTCCAATTGTAATAGTAGATGAACCGCAAAATATGGAAACGGATATAAGGAAGAAAGCAATTGAGAAATTGAATCCCCTTTGTACGCTTCGGTATTCGGCAACACATACCAACCGGTATAATATGGTATACAGTCTCGATCCTGTAAAAGCCTATGATCTGGGATTGGTTAAGCAAATAGAAGTGGATTCCATTATTACGGAAAATGATTTTAATGAAGCCTATCTATGTCTTGAAAAAGTAATTGCGACCAAAACCCGTACATCTTCTAAAATCAAAATAGATGTGAATACAACCGATGGCGTTAAGAGAAAAACCGTTACCGCCAAGGTCGGTGATGATTTGTATGATTTGTCCAACAAAAGAGAGATTTATAAAAATGGATACATTATCAACGGTATTGATGTTTCGGAAAACTTGATTGAGCTTTCAAACGGCGAAACCATTTTTATGGGGGATACCTTTGGTGGGCTTTCCGATGAAATTATGAAAGTTCAAATTCGAAAAACCATTGAAGAACACTTTTTAAAAACAAGGAAACTTAAAAGCAAAGGTATAAAAGTTCTTTCGCTTTTCTTCATTGATCGTGTCGCCAATTACCGGGATTATGATTCGGACGGCAAGCCGGTAAAAGGGAAGTTTGCAAAATGGTTTGAAGAATTATACCGGGAAATATCATCCAGAACGGCATATAAAAATTTGATTCCTTTTGAAGCGGAAGATGTCCATAACGGTTATTTTTCTGCTGATAAAAAAGGCAAATGGAAAGATACCAAAGGGACGACTCAGGCGGATGATGATACCTTTAAGCTGATAATGAAAAACAAGGAACAGCTATTGGACATTAATGAACCTTTGCAGTTTATTTTCAGCCATTCTGCTTTGCGTGAGGGCTGGGACAATCCCAATGTTTTTCAGATATGTACATTAAATGAAACGCAATCGGAACTTAAAAAAAGGCAGGAAATTGGCCGGGGACTGCGGCTTTCGGTCAATCAGGAAGGAACACGAATACAGGACATTAATATTAATAGATTAACGGTTGTGGCCAATGAATCCTATGAAGATTTTGCCAAACAATTGCAAACGGAGATAGAAGAAGATTGCGGTGTGTCTTTTAAGGGTAGAATCAAAAATAAACAGCAAAGGGCAACGGTTACGTACCGGAAAGGCTTTGGATTGGACGAACAATTCAGGGATATATGGGATAAAATAAAATATCAAACCACCTATCTGGTAGAATACGACACATCTGAATTTATCCGGCAAGCTGTAAAAGCTGTTCAGCAAATGCCTGCCATAAGAAAGGCAGCTATCAAAACAACAAAGACCGCGCTTGAATTTGATGAAGCCGGTATTGTTATGAAAACAAAAGCTTCTTATGCAACAGTACTTGACGGGACCTTTCTAATACCCGATATCCTTTTTTATATACAGGAAAGAACGGAACTTACACGTTCCACGATTCTTGATATTCTCACAAAATCAGGGAGAATCGGTGATGTAATAATTAATCCGCAGTTGTTTCTGGACAATGTTGTTATTATAATAAAAAATGTTCTTACCGAGTTGATGATTGAGGGTATTCAATACGATAAAGTCGGTTCAAAAGAATATGAAATGAGATTGTTTGAGGACTATGACATCCACGTAAATGATCTGACATTTAAGATCACCAAGAAAGATAAAACCATTTACAGTAATTTTGTGCCGCTTGATTCCAATGTTGAATATGATTTTGCTAAAGAATGTGAGAGCAGAGATGATATTGAGTTTTATTTTAAACTCCCCTTTTGGTTCAAGATTAAGACGCCAATAGGTAGCTATAATCCTGACTGGGCTTTGATAAAGAAGAACGAGAAGACGGTTTACTTTGTTGCTGAAACCAAATCAGCAGGCCAGGAATTAAAGACAAGTGAAAAAAGAAAAATTAAATGCGGACAGGCACATTTCAATGAGTTTAAGGACGTTAAATATAGACAGGTTGCGACTGTGGGAGAACTGGATTGA
- the hisD gene encoding histidinol dehydrogenase encodes MRQVNIQTAAGKKIWEQYLKRQTGHSDPLRVRRDALTKSVFSKPVSAREAVGRMLTEISRQGDRAVLRYTRLLEKYKTTAAGLKISAAERHSAKKQVPLVLQRALRKAASHIRSFHRAQLGRKPAVVSRPGVRLLERRQPLNRVGIYVPGGVAPLVSTVLMNAIPARVAGVKDVIMATPPGPKGEILSAILYAAELAGVDVIYRLGGATAIGAFAFGTQSITRVDKIVGPANVFGTEAKRQVVGTVGIDSLAGPSEILIIADKTARPEALAWDLLAQGEHGSGAVAILVTPSAKVMALAMKAASGLVKMYPELTTAFQSAIAVKTATLDQAVKLADAYAPEHLSLQIAKPHRLLDKINRAGAVFLGVQTAQAMGDYIAGPNHVLPTNRTACWSSPLSVRDFEHFTSVVTYSDSGMQKEGPAAITIAEAEGLRAHAGSIRVRIQK; translated from the coding sequence ATGCGTCAGGTAAATATTCAAACAGCTGCCGGAAAGAAAATTTGGGAGCAGTACCTTAAACGACAAACCGGTCATTCAGATCCCTTGCGAGTTCGGAGGGATGCTTTAACAAAAAGCGTTTTTAGTAAGCCGGTATCCGCCCGGGAAGCTGTAGGGCGCATGCTTACGGAGATCAGCCGTCAGGGAGACCGGGCGGTTTTGCGTTATACACGGTTGTTGGAAAAATATAAGACCACAGCAGCAGGATTGAAAATTTCTGCGGCTGAGCGTCACTCTGCAAAAAAGCAGGTTCCGCTGGTTTTGCAGCGGGCATTGCGTAAGGCGGCATCCCATATTCGCAGCTTTCATCGGGCACAACTGGGAAGAAAACCGGCAGTTGTTTCCCGGCCCGGGGTGAGGCTCTTGGAAAGAAGGCAGCCTTTAAACCGGGTGGGTATTTATGTGCCCGGCGGCGTGGCCCCGCTGGTATCCACTGTTTTGATGAATGCCATTCCGGCTCGGGTCGCAGGGGTGAAAGACGTTATCATGGCAACACCACCGGGCCCCAAAGGAGAGATACTGTCGGCGATTTTGTATGCAGCGGAATTGGCGGGGGTGGATGTTATTTACCGGCTTGGCGGGGCAACTGCCATCGGTGCGTTTGCATTCGGAACGCAGAGCATTACGCGTGTTGACAAAATTGTGGGGCCTGCCAATGTGTTCGGAACCGAGGCCAAGCGCCAGGTTGTGGGCACAGTTGGGATTGACAGCTTGGCCGGACCAAGCGAAATTTTAATCATTGCGGATAAGACTGCCCGGCCGGAAGCACTGGCATGGGATTTACTTGCCCAGGGGGAACATGGTTCCGGGGCAGTCGCCATACTAGTGACACCGTCTGCCAAAGTGATGGCGCTTGCAATGAAAGCAGCAAGCGGTTTGGTTAAAATGTATCCTGAGTTGACTACGGCGTTTCAATCTGCCATCGCGGTGAAGACCGCGACACTTGATCAGGCTGTAAAATTGGCGGATGCGTATGCACCGGAACATCTTTCTTTGCAGATCGCCAAACCACACCGGCTGTTGGATAAAATTAACCGGGCCGGGGCCGTTTTTTTAGGTGTTCAGACAGCTCAGGCGATGGGAGATTATATTGCCGGTCCGAATCACGTGCTGCCGACCAACCGGACCGCTTGTTGGTCGTCGCCCCTGTCTGTACGCGATTTTGAACATTTTACCAGTGTGGTCACATATTCTGACTCTGGAATGCAAAAGGAAGGACCGGCTGCGATCACAATTGCGGAAGCAGAAGGACTGCGCGCCCATGCCGGTTCAATCCGGGTACGAATTCAAAAGTAA